In Ovis aries strain OAR_USU_Benz2616 breed Rambouillet chromosome 17, ARS-UI_Ramb_v3.0, whole genome shotgun sequence, the following proteins share a genomic window:
- the HORMAD2 gene encoding HORMA domain-containing protein 2 isoform X1 has product MATVQLSRSIRIHKTSKKTVFPSQITNEHESLIMVKKLFATSISCITYLRGLFPESSYGERHLDDLSLKILREDKKCPGSLHIIKWIQGCFDALEKRYLHMAVLTLYTNPKEPEKVTEIYQFKFKYTQEGATMDFDSSNTSFESGTNSEDIKKASVLLIRKLYTLMQNLGPLPNDVILTMTLHYYNAVTPNDYQPPGFKEGVSSHFLLFEGEPVNLQVGMVSTGFHSMKVKVTAEATRVSDLQSSLFQESDTTEIAHQGLDCDEEEEERNPDVRQSRSAPLLLRLNPADALQLPHSSYHSMTIQRSVLGIKRKTKLDPDLESLF; this is encoded by the exons ATGGCCACTGTTCAGCTCTCTCGCTCTATCAGAATTCACAAGACATCTAAG AAAACAGTTTTCCCATCTCAAATCACTAACGAGCATGAGTCACTGATAATGGTGAAGAAACTTTTTGCTACTTCTATCTCGTGTATAACGTATCTACGGGGCCTATTTCCAGAGAGCTCTTACGGAGAACGCCATTTGGATG ACCTCAGTTTAAAAATCCTCCGAGAAGATAAAAAATGTCCTGGGTCACTGCATATTATCAAGTG GATTCAAGGTTGTTTTGATGCTTTGGAAAAGAGATAC CTACACATGGCAGTACTAACA cTTTACACAAATCCCAAGGAACCTGAG AAAGTGACTGAGATATACCAGTTCAAATTCAAATACACACAAGAAGGCGCCACTATGGATTTTGACAG CAGTAACACAAGCTTCGAAAGTGGGACAAACagtgaagatattaagaaagccAGTGTTCTGCTGATCCGTAAACTGTACACGCTGATGCAGAACCTTGGACCCCTTCCTAACGATGTTATACTGACTATGACTCTCCACTACTACAATGCAG TGACCCCAAACGATTACCAGCCCCCTGGCTTTAAAGAAGGAGTAAGCTCGCACTTCCTGCTGTTCGAAGGGGAGCCCGTAAACCTTCAAGTGGGAATGGTCTCCACTGGCTTTCAcagcatgaaagtaaaagtcacagCCGAAGCCACCCGAGTGTCTGATCTGCAGAGCAGCCTCTTCCAGGAGAGCGACACGACCGAGATCGCCCACCAGGGCCTCGACTGcgatgaggaagaggaggaacgCAACCCTGACGTAAGGCAAAGCCGCAGCGCCCCTCTACTGCTTCGGCTAAACCCAGCTGACGCGCTTCAGCTCCCGCACAGCTCATATCACAGCATGACCATCCAGCGGAGTGTGCTGggtataaaaaggaaaacaaaactagaCCCTGACCTCGAGTCTTTATTCTGA